TCCCCCTTTCCCCCAAAAAAAAACCATTGATGCAGACAACGGACGCCCATCCGAACCTCACCCCACGTCCCTATCGCAAAATCCTCTCCCGAATCGGTTTCCTCACCGCAGGCCTGCTGCTGGGTGCGGGGCTGATGAGGTGGTATGATGCTGCCGATACGGAGGAGCACCAAGTGCTGGCCGCTTACGGACAGCAGCACCGCTCCGGCCCCTGGGGGGAGATTTATTCCACGCCATTCTCCATCTCCGCGCCCGAGGAGCTGCTGCCTCTGCGCAAGCTGGAGGAAAGCGGCACGCGGTGGCTGTTTCCCAATATGCACTACAGCGAGGTGGAGCGGCTGCTGGAAGCCACCGGCCTGCCCAGGAGCCTGGTGGCTGAGCTGACGGAGCCGGGCGTGCTGGAGCAGACCCCCTCAGGCATGGAGATGAAGCCCTCCGCCAAGACGCTGATGGCGCTGCCTGCCGGGCCGCGCAAAAAGCTCTATCAGGCGGTGCTGGAGCATCCCATGAACCGCGGGCAGATTATTTTCATTCACAAGGACACACTGGGAGACCGCTTTGGCCGCACCCATGGCGGCGAGCACACGCTGATGCTTTTCAAGCAGCTGTGCTGCGAGCACGGGGACTACCTGGTCTTCAGCGGTCTGTCGGCCGTGCTGGAGCAGCTGCCCACCTATGAGGAAAAGCGTGACTTCATGCGCGGGCTGACCAGCCAGCGCACGCTGACGCTGAGGGTGCACATCAAACCCGGGGAAGACACCTCAGACCTGGCCAACTACTGGGGCAAGGGCATGAAGGGCACGGATGTGCGCACGATCTTTGAATCGATCGCCGCCACACCCACGGGGGGCATGCTGGGAGTCATCAACATGCTGCCGCCGCTGCCGTCTTCGCAGATGTTTCTCTACCCCATGCCGGACAATCCGCTGAACGGCCCCGCACCGATCCGCGACTGCCACTGGACTTCATTTAACTTCTTCAATGACGTGGCGGAGCCGGAGCTGGGAAATCAGGATTTCTACATGCAGAAGCTGAAGGAAGAGTACATCCCGGCGGCGGGGGATCCGCGCTACGGGGACATCGCCCTCTTCACCAAGCCCTCAGGGGCCATCGTTCATTCCGCCGTGTACATTGCCGACGATATCTTCTACACCAAGAACGGCGCCACCTTCACCTACCCCTGGATGCTGGAGACGCTGCCAGACCTGATCAAGCAGTACTCGTTTCAGGTGGAGCCGGGAGAAAAACTGGTTGTGAGCTACTTCCGGAACAAGAACATGTAGCCGCATGGCGGACTATGAAGAACTGCGCAGCCTGCTGCGCCAAAGGCTGGAGATCATTGCGGATCATGCGTTTCGTGACCGCGATGCGGCGGCGCATCTTGAGGCGCTGAAGCAGGTGTCGGAGGGCATCATGGCCCAGCACCAGCGGCTGCGGGCGCAACTGCCGCCACGGCTGAATCATTTCCTGACGCAGGCGAGTTTTTCGAAGGCGCTGGAATATCTGGATAGCTCGGAGGCTTGAGCGCGTTCAAGTCGGGCAGCCAATCATGAACCGACTACGCCTTTTCACCTCCCTGCTGTGCCTCTCCCTGGCATCCCTGGCCGCTGCGGCTGACAAGCCGAACATCATCTTCATCCTGTGCGATGATCTGGGCTACGGAGATGTGAAGTGCCTGAACCCCGAGGGCAAGATCGCCACGCCGAACTTTGACCGGCTGGCCAAGGAGGGCATGATCTTCACGGATGCGCACTCCGGCTCCAGCGTGTGCACGCCCACGCGCTATGGCGTGATGACCGGGCGCTACGCCTGGCGCTCCAAGCTGCAGAGCGGCGTGCTGGGCGGCCTGAGCCCGCGCCTGATCGAGCAGGGAAGACTGACGACACCTGCGATGCTGAAGCAGCAGGGCTACTCGACGCACTGCGTGGGCAAGTGGCACCTGGGCATGGACTGGGTGCGCACCGGAGAGGTGGAGGAGCTGAGCATCGAGAAGGCGGAACACGTGAAGAATGTGGACTACACCAAGCCGATCACGAACGGGCCGACGAGCGTGGGCTTTGACACCTACTTTGGCATCAGCGCCTCGCTGGACATGGTGCCGTACTGCTTCATCGAAAACGATCACGTGACCGTGAACCCGACGGAGATGATGAAGCTGGCGATGAACAAGGGCGGCCCCGGGGGCTACACGCGCGAAGGGCCGGGGGCGCCGGGCTTCCGTGGCGAGGATGTGCTGCCCACCTTCACGCGCGAGGCGAAGAAAGTCATCGAGGCCAAGGCGAAAGCGAAGGCCCCCTTCTTCCTCTACCTTCCTCTCAATTCACCGCACACGCCCATCCTGCCGAGCGAGAAGTGGCAGGGGAAGAGCGGGATCAGCCTGTATGCGGACTTTGTGATGGAGACGGACGATGCGCTGGGCCAGATCATGCGCGTGACGGAGGAGACGGGCATCGCCAAGGACACGCTGATCATCATCACCAGCGACAACGGCTGCTCTCCGAGCGCGGACTACCCCAAGCTGCTGGCGGCGGGGCACAACCCCAGCTACAACATGCGCGGACACAAGGCGGACATCTTTGACGGTGGCCACCGCGTGCCCTTCATCGTGCGCTGGCCTGCCAAGGTGAAGGCGGGACAGACCTCGTCGCAGCTCGTGTGCCTCACGGATTTCATGGCCACCGCTGCGGAAGTGGCAGGAGCCAAGCTGCCGGAGAATGCGGCAGAAGACAGCTTCAGCATCCTGCCGGCACTGCTGGGAGAATCCGGCAAGCCGGTGCGGCAGAGCGTGATCCATCATTCGATCAATGGCTCCTTTGCTTTGCGTGAAGGGGACTGGAAGCTGGAGCTCTGCGCAGGGTCAGGCGGCTGGAGCGATCCGCGCCCCGGCAGCCCCGGAGAGAAAGGTCTGCCAGACACACAGCTTTACAATCTGAGGGCGGACATCGCTGAGAAGGACAACCTGCAGAGCAGCGAACCCGAGGTGGTAAGAAAGATGACGGCGGCGCTGGAGAAGATCGTGAGTGACGGTCGCAGCACGCCCGGAGCACCGCAGCAGAACGCGGTGCCCGTGGTGCTGAGGAAGCCCACACCGGCTGCGGCTGCGAAAGGGAAGGGCAAGGGAAAAGGTAAAGCCAAGGCAGCGGCGAATTGAATGGGGCTTACAGTCGTGCGGTGTGCTTTGTCGGCGTTGCACGGCTTGAAAGCACAAGCCGACGGAGGGGGATCATCTTGATCCCCGCACATGCAGTGTGTTTGCGGAGGGATCGAGAGCCTTGGTCTTTGCGTGAGCGTGTGGGATCGGGACCACTCCTCCAGAGCGTTGGCAGGAGAGAATGGGATTCGTTTTCAGCAGCGCGTGTCATAGGCTCACCGCTTACCAAGCGTCTGCAGTGATGAAATGCATGATCTGCAGAAGGAAATATAGACGTGTGGTGGTCATGGTGGCATGTCAGGTCTGTATCTGATCATTTCATGCGCAATCCCGAGGACCAACGATATCTCATCGCCCAGACCGTGCTGCAGGTGCGCAGCCAGCACGCCACCTCCCGCCGCGCGCTTGCGGACGCCCTGCGCCTCTCGCCGACGACCGCCGGGCTGTATGTGGACCATTTGATAGCCTCCGGCTACCTGCATGAAAACGGGCTGGAGAAAGCGCCGATGGGCCGCCCGAAACGCCTGCTGACCACCAATGCGCAGGCGGGATGGTTTGCGGGGATCGAGTTCAATGCGGAGCGCATCCAGGCGGTGAGCGTGGATTTCTCCGGCCACAAGACCGCCAAGCGCATCGTCAGCCTGCCGGAGTCTGTGACACCGGCCAGGGTCGTCTCCGAGATCAAGAGCACGATCAGTGAGCTGGCCCAAAATGCCACAGGACCGCTGCTGGGCATCGGCATCGGAGTGCCGGGCCTTGTTGATCCCGGCGCGGGCATGGCCCACGAGTACGCCTTCATTGAAGGCTGGAAGGATGTGCCGCTGGTGCAGATGCTGCAGGAGAAAGTGGGCGCCATCGTCACGATGGACAACAACCTGCGCGTCATCGCGCTGGCGGAGCGCTGGTTTGGCGGCGCGTCGGAGCTGGCAGACTACGTCATTCTCGGGCCACGCAGCGGGTTTGGCTGCGCCATTGTCATCGGCGGGCGGGTGATCACCGGCTCCTCCTACGGAGCAGGCGAGGTGGGGCGCTGGCCCTGGGGCGAAGGCGGGGAGGTGCATGATGTGCTCTCCTCTCCGGCGGTGTGGAGACGGCTGACAGGCAAAAGCAAACGCGCCAGCCTGCCCCCGGACCTGCATGCTGCGCTGGCGGCTCTGGCCGGACAGCGTGGCGAGGAGCGGGACGCCATCGTGAAGGACTATGCACGCGTGCTCTCCAGCATGCATCTGCTGCTGGACAGTCACACGTGGATCCTGCACGGGCCGCTGACGGCGCTGGGAGATGAGTTTTGCGCAGACATCGTGGCGGCGGCCTCGCGCATGGCACCGGCACTGCGGGGCAAGCGCATCCGCCTGCTGCGTTCGCAGCTGGGAGACAATGCCGGCGCGCTCGGTGCCGCGAGCCTGGCCATGGAAAAGTGGGCGCCGTGATGGGGCGGCTCTGCGCAATGACTGCCGATGGGACGAGGCCTTGGGGTGCTTCGGAGGGTGGGGGCTTTGATGACTGCGGAGCGGTGGGCAATGGCGGTGCGTTGAGGGATCGGGACAATCCCTCTCCTCCAATCCATGTACGCGGCGAAGCTCTGGCGGAGTGGGATCGTCCCGATCCCACACGCTCCCGCATTGGCCAGCGTTTTCGATCCATCCGCGAACAGGCTGCATGTGCGGGGATCAAGATGATCCCCCTCCGTCGGCTCGTGCTTTCGTGCTTTCACACCGGCAGCGTGGTGCCAGGAATGGCCACAGGATACCAGCCGTCGGCATCGGGTTTGACCGGTGGCTCAGTCTGCCAGGTGATGTTGTCAGGGGCCAGTTTTTCCTGGGAATTCAGCGCCTGCTCCCAGGTGATGACCTGTCCGGTGTAGGTGGCCATGCGGCCCATCACTCCCATGAGGGAGCTGTAGGCGGCGTATTCGGCATCGATGCGCACCTTGCCGGTGCGGATGTTTTCAAAGAAGGCGTCGTGCTCAAGCTGATAGGCGTCGTTTTTGATGCGCGTGCGCTTGCCGCCCGGAGGCTGGCCATTGATGAGGAAGCGGCCGCCATCGCCGAGATCGGCCACGCCCTTGGTGCCGTGGAAGTGCTCGCTGACACTACGCGCGCATTTGCCGCCGATCTGGCAGCACTGGCTGAGCAGGCGGTAGCCGCCTTCGTATTCAAACTCCACGGTGTGGTGGTCAAAGATGGTGCCGTTTTCGCGTTTGTTGCGCACAGAGCGTCCGCCCTGGCCCACGGCGCGCAGGGGCATCCGGCCCTGCACCGCCCAGTTGGCCACGTCGAGGTTGTGGCAGTGCTGCTCCAGGATGTGGTCTCCGCTCATCCAGGTGAAGAAATACCAGTTTCTGATCTGGTAGTGCATCTCGCTCTCTCCGGGCTGGCGTGGAAAGCCGGGGCGGGAGGTGCCGTTCCAGTACACGCGGCCAAAGAGCAGGTCGCCGATCTCGCCGCCGTGGAGGCGCTGCATCATGTCGATGTAGGCGGGATCGTAGCGGCGCTGAAAGCCCACGCAGACATTGAGGTTCTTCTTTTTGGCCTCTTCCGCAGCGGCCAGCACACGGCGCACGCCTGCGGCATCCACGGCCACGGGCTTTTCCATGAACACATGCTTTCCCGCCTTCACGGCCTGCTCAAACAAAAACGGCCTCGGCCCCGGCGGCGTGCCGATGAGCACCACATCCGCGATCTGCATGACCTTGCTCCAGTCCTCAAACTGCGTGAAGACCTGGTCCGGCGGCACGTCCACCTGGCCCTCGTGTTTCTGCTTGAGGATGTCGAGCGCGGCCTGGGCCTTGCCTTCGAGCGGGTCCAGCACGGCCACGAGCTTGATGGTGGAGCCTGCGGAGAGCGCCTGATTGCAGGCACCGGTGCCGCGGCCGCCGCAGCCGATGAGGGCTATCTTGATGTCGCTGCTGCCACCGGAGGCAAAGGCATGCGTGGCGGCAGACATGGCCGCTGCGGTGGTGGTGGCGAGGAAGGAGCGGCGCGTGGGAGTGTCCATGGCTGGCGTGGGTGCAGAGAGGCGGAAACGCGTGTGTGGGGTGTATATTTCAACACGGTCATCCCTTTGCTGGGGCAGAATCCGGACACTGTGAGAAAGATGAAGACGGGGATGGAGCCGCTGGACGCAGCATGCCAGCGCCCCGCAAAAGAAAGTGGTGGAAGGGGTGATATGGAAATCCACCCCGATGGTGCAGCTCAAGGCGAAAGAGAAAGAGACCCTGAAGACAAACTGGGTTCTTCGTATTAGGCTTGCCGTCGGGGGAAATCTAAGATTCACTCGCCTTATGCCTGCCACTGATGCGCCTTCTGATCTCCGCCGCTGGGTGAACCGCACGACGTTTGGCGTCTCGCCTGCGCTGCTGGAGGAGGTGACATCTGCCGGATGGGAAGGCTGGGTTCAGTCGCAGCTGGCTCCGAATGACAAGGCTGACTCAGACTGCCTGAAGCGCCTGAAAAATCTCCGGCTGCACATTGAATATGACGTGCAGCCCATGACGACCGCCGCTGCTGCGGGCACCAAGCCCATGATGACGGCGAAGGCCGCAGTCAAGGTGAACGAGGACCGTCCGCTGAAGCTGCTGGACCAGCCGCTGGAAAAGACCTTTTCCATGTATGGCGTAAATGAGGTGGACTACGTGGAAAAGAGCCGCGCCATGGAGGAGGTGATGATGTCCGCGCTGCTGCGTGCCGTGCACAGCCGCTGGCAGGTGCGCGAGATGCTGGTGGAGTTCTGGCACAACCACTTCAACGTGAACGCGGAGAAGGACGAGTCCGTGCTGCTGGCCATGCCCGCCTATGACCGCGATGTGATCCGGGCGCAGGCGCTGGGAAATTTCCGCGCCATGCTGCAGGGCGTGGCACAGAGCGCGGCCATGCTTTTCTATCTGGATGGTGTGGAGAGCAAGGCCAGTCCGGCGAATGAGAACTTTGCCCGCGAGCTCTTCGAGCTGCACACCTTTGGGGCTAGAAACTACCTCAACCATCTGTGCACCAAGTGGCGCGAGGTGCCCGGCGCACTGGAAGGCAAACCGGCGGGCTACATCGACCAGGACGTGTACGAGGCCGCGCGCGCCTTCACGGGGTGGACGGTGGAAAATGGCAATGAGGATGACGATGGCGTCAAGCGGCCCAACACCGGCAGGTTCATGGTGCGTGAGGCCTGGCACGATCCCTACCAGAAGCGCGTGCTCGGCGTGGAGTTTGACTCCCAGCGTCCGGCGCTGGAGGACGGTCTGCGGGTCATTGACCTCGTGGCGCGGCATCCGGCTACAGCGCACTTTATTTCTGAAAAGCTCTGCCGCCGCTTCGTCAGCGACGAGCCGCCGGAGACGCTGGTCAAAAAAGCGGCGGCGGAATTCACGGCTGCGCTGGATGCGCCGGATCAGATCGCGCGTGTGATGAAGGTGATCCTTCTGAGCCCGGAATACCGCAGTGCTCCGGCCACGAAGTTCAAACGCCCGCTGGAGTTTCTGGCGGGTTACCTGCGCGCCGTGGGCGCTGACTTCGCGCCGCGCATGGATGTGGTCTACCAGCTGGATGAGATGGGGCAGCGCCTCTTCCGCTGGCCCACGCCCACGGGGCATCCGGACAGCAGCGGCTACTGGCAGAGCGGCACCTTCCTGCTGCGGCGGTGGAATCTGCCGCTGGTGCTGCGGGATGAGAGCTGGAAGGGCATCGCCGCATTTCATTTTCTCACGCTGACACCCGCGGACTGCACCACGGCGGGTCAGGTGCTGGACCACTGGAGCGGGCGGCTGCTGGGCGGCAAAGTCGAAGGCCAAAGCCGTGCGGCGCTGCTGCAGGTGCTGATGGATGATGACGACGCCAAAGACGACAGCGAATTCAGCGGAGACGACAAGGACCGCGACGCACGCATCGGCTCATGCGTGGCGCTGATCGCGGCATCGCCGGAGTTTCAGTATCGTTGATTCAATCGCATGCAGATCTTTTTATGAACACGAACGCACATTCACTCACCCGCCGTGCGCTGCTGCGCGGGGCGCTCGGCACCTCGTGTCTCGCGCTGGGTGGCGGCATCCAGCGGCTGGCCTTTGCCGAAGACAGCTCCGCAGCCTCCGGGCGCGATCTGCTGGTGACGATCTTTCTACGCGGTGGCTGCGATGGGCTGGGCGTGCTGGCCCCGGTGGATGATGCGCACTACCGCGCGGCGCGGCTGGCCTCTCTGCGCATCGTGGAGAAAGGGGAGCGCCCGGGGCTCGCCATCAAAAACGGCCCCACGGACCAGGACTGGCGGCTGCACCCTGATGCTGCACCGCTGCGGGAGCTGTATGAGCACGGAGATCTGGCTCTGATCCACGCCTGCGGTCTGAAGAACGGCACGCGCAGCCACTTTGATGCTCAGGACATGATGGAGCGCGGCATCAACGAGCAGAAACACCTCGGGCTCGGCACCGGCTGGCTTACCCGCTTGCTGGAGACACTGCCCGGCACCGGAATGCTGCCGGGGCTGAGCGCGGACGGGGCCATGCCCGTGTCCCTGCTGGGCAGCACGCATGCAGCGGCCATCACCAACCTGCAGGACTTCAACTACTACGGCGATGACCGCCAGATGCGGGCGCTGCGCCTCATGCATGCGCAGAGCAGTGAAAAGGGCGCGGGCGGAAACCGCATGCTGACCCTGTTGCAGGAGGTGACGAAAAAGCTCCCCAAAAAACCGGACGGCAGTGTGGCCGGCTACGTGCCTGCCAAGGGGGTGACCTATCCCGAGAATGAGTTTTCGAATGCCCTCAGGACTGTGGCGCAGCTGGCCAAAATGGAGATGGGCCTGCAGGTGGCCGCGCTGAACTATGGCGACTGGGACACGCACTCGGGGCAGGATTACCGCCTGAATGATCTGGTGGCCAATCTGGCCGGGCCGCTGCACGCCTTCTACGCCGACATCTCCGCCCAGCGTCAGCGCACCACCATCGTGATCATGAGCGAGTTTGGCCGCCGGCTGAAATCGAATGAGAGCGGCGGCACGGATCACGGCCACGGCAATCTGATGTGGGTGCTGGGCAGCGGCATCAAAGGCGGGCGCTGCCACGGCACGTGGCCCGGGCTGGCAAACGGCCAGCTCGATGAGCATGCAGATCTGGCCATCACCACGGACTACCGCGAGGTGCTCGGGGAGGTGCTGCAGGCCCGCATGCGCGGGGCGGACGTGGGAAAAGTTTTTCCAGGCTTCAAAGCCGGACGGTCCCTGGGACTGGTGTGATCCGCAGCCCGGGCGGGAATATTGCTGAAAAAACGCGATACTTTTTTTCGTGCTTTCCCAAAGCGACCCGCTAACCTCGCGGCCTCGTTTCCCTAAACAAGCACTCACCATGAGCTACTCCTCACCCAAACTTCACAATGCAATGTGGCCCGGACTCGTCGGCAAAGGCGATGGCGAAGGCCAGGAACCCCCGATCAGCCTGGAAAAGATGCTGGACCTCACGGCTGCCGCAAATGTGAACGGCCAGAAGTTTGAGGGCATTGACTACTTCCTCTTCCTGCCGCACACCAATCCTGAGGCCAGCGACGACGAGATCAAGAAGATCGCCGACCTGATTGCGGGCAAGGGCTTCAGCGTGGGCTCCCTGGTGGCCCCCGTGTGGCCGGGCACCGTGGGTGATTCCGCCATGGGCGACGACGCCCAGCAGGAGAAATTCCTCAGCGCGGTGAAGATGGCCTGCCGCATCGCCAAGATCTTCAACAACCACGGCGTGCGCAAGTATGGCGTGATCCGCATCGACTCCGCTGAATTTGGCGTGGGCAAGTGGCGCGAAAATCCGAAGGCCAACACGGCCCGCATCGTGGACACCTTCAAGAAGGCCGCCCAGATCGCCGCCGACAATGGCGAGCGCCTGGCCGCCGAAGGCGAAATCTGCTGGGCTGGCATGCACTCCTGGAAGGACATGCTGGACGTGCTGGAAGGCGTGGGCATGCCAAACGCCCTGGGCTTCCAGGCCGACCTGGCCCACACCTACCTCTACACCCTGGGCTACAACGCCCCCGAGCACGCCCTGCTCAAGGAAGGCTACAGCGACGCCGAATTCTGGGCCGCCTATGAGAAGATGACCGACGCGCTCCGCCCCTGGACGATCGACTTCCACGTGGCGCAGAACGACGGCACCGTGCACGGCGCCGGCTCCCACGACAAGACCGGCAAGCACTGCCGCGCTGACGATCCGAACGGCAAGCTGGACATCACCAAGGCCTCCGGCTACTGGCTCAAGGACGCCGCCGCTCGTGGCATCAAGCACATCTGCTGGGATGGCTGCATGTTCCCGAACGCCGTGCTGGAAACGCCAGACACCTGGAACAAGATCCTGGACGCCATGATCAAGGTGCGCGACGCCCACGGCTGGTAAACCCAGGCCCGCAGGCTGAACTGCTCAAATCCAACGCCGCAGAGTTTCACCGCTCTGCGGCGTTTTGTTTTCACCACCACCGCATGCATCGTCTCCTTGTCATGCTGCTCATGCTGGCCTCCTGTGCGCGCATGAGCGCCCCTGTGAAGCTGCCGCCTGAGTTTGCCGCCGTGCTGCCGAAAGCATGCCGGCAGGTGCTGCATGTGGCTGCGGCAGACCCGCAGACCTCGGCGGCGGAGCTGAGGATGCTGGAACGCGTGGCGGGGGATGAATGGCATGCGGCGGGGGCGGGCATCAAAGTACGCATCGGCCGCAATGGCATGGCCTGGGGGCATGGTGAATTCGGGCTCAAGGCACCGGAGGGCTGGCGAATCAAAAAGGAAGGCGATGGCTGCGCACCGGCGGGTGTGTTTCGCATCACGCAGGCGTTTGGAGATGGACCCAAGCCAGGCTGGATGAAGCTGCCTTATCTGCCATGCAGCGCGCACCACTGGGGCATCGATGATGTGAACTCCAGGCACTACAACCAGATCGTGGATGATCGTGTGGTGGCGTGTGACTGGACCGGGCCGGAGACGATGGTGCCGAGCAGCGGCTGCTACCGGCTGGGCGCGGAGATCGCGCATAATCCTCACCACACACCGGGTCTGGGCTCCTGCATTTTTATGCATATCTGGCTGGGGAAAAACACGGGCACGGCTGGGTGCACGGCCATGGCTGAAATCAATTTGAGCAAGGTGCTGGCCTGGCTGGACCCAGCGGCGCAGCCCTGTCTGGTGCAGGGGGTGGTGAGGCCGTGACATGCGGTGCTGCGCGTGAAATGTGCCGAGGGGGCGTGGCGTTGGTTTGGGGCTGCCTGCGGCGGGCGTCTGCCGGGCTGCGGCGTGTGTTTCCAACTTTGTTTTTTCCTGCCATGAAGATGTCTGTGTTTCTGCGACGAGGTGGTTTTGCAGCGGTAATGCTGATGACGGTGCTGCTGCGTGCACAGGAGCCGGTAGCCGGACAGCGGGCGGAGGTGACGCGGGATCTGTGGGTGTCGGCCTACCCGACGGAGGTGGAGGGCAGCAACGGGGGCTCGCCCCGGCTGAAGCTGAAGGGGATTCAGGAGTTCTTTCTGGTGGATCTCGATGCCGCGCCCCTGAAAGGCCGCAGGGTGCGCAAAGCGCAGCTGCATGTGCGGCTGCAGAGCAAGGAGCATCCGCTGGGGCGCACGACGGTGTCCACCATGGCGGAGGAGTGGCATGAGGGTAATGGCACAGGCTACCAGAAAGTGGTGGGGGCCAGCTCCTTTGCCTGGGCGCGCACCGGCGAGGCGCGCTGGGCCAAGGACGCGCCGGACATGACGGCGGTGATCAATGGCGAGGGCGGCTCGCTGTGGGGCTTTGGGGAGGCGAGCGCGCCGGATGCCGAGGGCTGGCAGGTGATCCCGGTGGCGCCCGAGGTGGTGCAGGCACGCATTGACGGCAAGTCGTTCGGCTTTGCGGTGATGGACGATGTGGGCAGCGAGTATGAGCGCGAGGGGAACTCGTTTAAGTACCTGCCGCAGCTGAACCGCTACGTGAGCAGCCGTGAAGACCGGCGGGACAGCCGGCCGTTTTTTACGCTGTGGCTGGAGGACGCTTATTCCGGGTCCAAGATGGTGAATGCGCCTGCAAAAGCGGGGCCGGTGCAGCCGGTGGAGCTGCCGCCGCTGGTGGCTGATGAAGGAGTGGATGAGGCGCTGCCGCTAGTGTGCCGGGACGAGTATGGCGAGCCGCTGAAGGCACTGCGGCTGCATGCGGCCAAGGGGGAGGCGGTGGGCTTCATGCTGAGTGCGCGGCCTGCGGAGGTGCAGGTGGTGCTGCCAGGTGTGGAGGTGCGGCTGCATGCGCTGCCGCTGGCGGGTGGGGTGCAGGACCCGCTGGTGCCTGCGGGGCGCAAGGCAGACGGCACGGGAGCGGATGCGCAGGCGCTGGCTGCGGCGGACACGTATGTGGAGCTGCGCGTGCCGAAGTCGGCCACGGCAGGCGGGTGCACGGGCTCGGTGAGCGTGGCGGGGCGAACCGCGCCACTGCGGCTGCAGGTGTGGAATTTCACGCTGCCGGACAGGCTGTCCTTTCTGGCGCAGATGAATGCGTACGGGCTGCCAGGACATGTGAGGGAGTATTACCGGCTGGCACACGAGCACCGCACGGTGCTGAATCAGCTGCCCTATGGCTGGACGGGGAAACTGGATGAGCCGCAGCCGGTGATCGGTGCGGACGGGCGCTGGGACTGGCGGGCGTATGACGAGGCCTTTGGCCCGCTGCTGGACGGCAGCGCGTTTGAGGGACTGCCGCGTGCGGGCGTGCCGGTGGACGCGTGGTACCTGATGCTGAACGAGAACTGGCCGATGAAGCATGACGCGCACTTTCGCGGCGGCTACTGGATCGAGGACGCGTATGACACGGGCTACTGGCAGGAGTTTCGGCAGTCTGCGGCGGAGGTGGCGCGGCACTTTGAGGAGAAGGGCTGGACGGAGCCGATGGTGGAGTTTTACCT
This DNA window, taken from Prosthecobacter vanneervenii, encodes the following:
- a CDS encoding sulfatase family protein, with the protein product MNRLRLFTSLLCLSLASLAAAADKPNIIFILCDDLGYGDVKCLNPEGKIATPNFDRLAKEGMIFTDAHSGSSVCTPTRYGVMTGRYAWRSKLQSGVLGGLSPRLIEQGRLTTPAMLKQQGYSTHCVGKWHLGMDWVRTGEVEELSIEKAEHVKNVDYTKPITNGPTSVGFDTYFGISASLDMVPYCFIENDHVTVNPTEMMKLAMNKGGPGGYTREGPGAPGFRGEDVLPTFTREAKKVIEAKAKAKAPFFLYLPLNSPHTPILPSEKWQGKSGISLYADFVMETDDALGQIMRVTEETGIAKDTLIIITSDNGCSPSADYPKLLAAGHNPSYNMRGHKADIFDGGHRVPFIVRWPAKVKAGQTSSQLVCLTDFMATAAEVAGAKLPENAAEDSFSILPALLGESGKPVRQSVIHHSINGSFALREGDWKLELCAGSGGWSDPRPGSPGEKGLPDTQLYNLRADIAEKDNLQSSEPEVVRKMTAALEKIVSDGRSTPGAPQQNAVPVVLRKPTPAAAAKGKGKGKGKAKAAAN
- a CDS encoding sugar phosphate isomerase/epimerase family protein: MSYSSPKLHNAMWPGLVGKGDGEGQEPPISLEKMLDLTAAANVNGQKFEGIDYFLFLPHTNPEASDDEIKKIADLIAGKGFSVGSLVAPVWPGTVGDSAMGDDAQQEKFLSAVKMACRIAKIFNNHGVRKYGVIRIDSAEFGVGKWRENPKANTARIVDTFKKAAQIAADNGERLAAEGEICWAGMHSWKDMLDVLEGVGMPNALGFQADLAHTYLYTLGYNAPEHALLKEGYSDAEFWAAYEKMTDALRPWTIDFHVAQNDGTVHGAGSHDKTGKHCRADDPNGKLDITKASGYWLKDAAARGIKHICWDGCMFPNAVLETPDTWNKILDAMIKVRDAHGW
- a CDS encoding Gfo/Idh/MocA family protein, with amino-acid sequence MDTPTRRSFLATTTAAAMSAATHAFASGGSSDIKIALIGCGGRGTGACNQALSAGSTIKLVAVLDPLEGKAQAALDILKQKHEGQVDVPPDQVFTQFEDWSKVMQIADVVLIGTPPGPRPFLFEQAVKAGKHVFMEKPVAVDAAGVRRVLAAAEEAKKKNLNVCVGFQRRYDPAYIDMMQRLHGGEIGDLLFGRVYWNGTSRPGFPRQPGESEMHYQIRNWYFFTWMSGDHILEQHCHNLDVANWAVQGRMPLRAVGQGGRSVRNKRENGTIFDHHTVEFEYEGGYRLLSQCCQIGGKCARSVSEHFHGTKGVADLGDGGRFLINGQPPGGKRTRIKNDAYQLEHDAFFENIRTGKVRIDAEYAAYSSLMGVMGRMATYTGQVITWEQALNSQEKLAPDNITWQTEPPVKPDADGWYPVAIPGTTLPV
- a CDS encoding ROK family transcriptional regulator yields the protein MRNPEDQRYLIAQTVLQVRSQHATSRRALADALRLSPTTAGLYVDHLIASGYLHENGLEKAPMGRPKRLLTTNAQAGWFAGIEFNAERIQAVSVDFSGHKTAKRIVSLPESVTPARVVSEIKSTISELAQNATGPLLGIGIGVPGLVDPGAGMAHEYAFIEGWKDVPLVQMLQEKVGAIVTMDNNLRVIALAERWFGGASELADYVILGPRSGFGCAIVIGGRVITGSSYGAGEVGRWPWGEGGEVHDVLSSPAVWRRLTGKSKRASLPPDLHAALAALAGQRGEERDAIVKDYARVLSSMHLLLDSHTWILHGPLTALGDEFCADIVAAASRMAPALRGKRIRLLRSQLGDNAGALGAASLAMEKWAP
- a CDS encoding DUF1501 domain-containing protein, with product MNTNAHSLTRRALLRGALGTSCLALGGGIQRLAFAEDSSAASGRDLLVTIFLRGGCDGLGVLAPVDDAHYRAARLASLRIVEKGERPGLAIKNGPTDQDWRLHPDAAPLRELYEHGDLALIHACGLKNGTRSHFDAQDMMERGINEQKHLGLGTGWLTRLLETLPGTGMLPGLSADGAMPVSLLGSTHAAAITNLQDFNYYGDDRQMRALRLMHAQSSEKGAGGNRMLTLLQEVTKKLPKKPDGSVAGYVPAKGVTYPENEFSNALRTVAQLAKMEMGLQVAALNYGDWDTHSGQDYRLNDLVANLAGPLHAFYADISAQRQRTTIVIMSEFGRRLKSNESGGTDHGHGNLMWVLGSGIKGGRCHGTWPGLANGQLDEHADLAITTDYREVLGEVLQARMRGADVGKVFPGFKAGRSLGLV
- a CDS encoding DUF1800 domain-containing protein; amino-acid sequence: MPATDAPSDLRRWVNRTTFGVSPALLEEVTSAGWEGWVQSQLAPNDKADSDCLKRLKNLRLHIEYDVQPMTTAAAAGTKPMMTAKAAVKVNEDRPLKLLDQPLEKTFSMYGVNEVDYVEKSRAMEEVMMSALLRAVHSRWQVREMLVEFWHNHFNVNAEKDESVLLAMPAYDRDVIRAQALGNFRAMLQGVAQSAAMLFYLDGVESKASPANENFARELFELHTFGARNYLNHLCTKWREVPGALEGKPAGYIDQDVYEAARAFTGWTVENGNEDDDGVKRPNTGRFMVREAWHDPYQKRVLGVEFDSQRPALEDGLRVIDLVARHPATAHFISEKLCRRFVSDEPPETLVKKAAAEFTAALDAPDQIARVMKVILLSPEYRSAPATKFKRPLEFLAGYLRAVGADFAPRMDVVYQLDEMGQRLFRWPTPTGHPDSSGYWQSGTFLLRRWNLPLVLRDESWKGIAAFHFLTLTPADCTTAGQVLDHWSGRLLGGKVEGQSRAALLQVLMDDDDAKDDSEFSGDDKDRDARIGSCVALIAASPEFQYR